From the Juglans microcarpa x Juglans regia isolate MS1-56 chromosome 3D, Jm3101_v1.0, whole genome shotgun sequence genome, the window TTCTTTTGGAGGCTCTGTTGATTGAGGATAGCCTTCAATGGTACCTAACCCTCCGACCAACTTGCGTTCTGACGCGGGTATCCCTATAAACCCGGTCACGTCGCCTCCTCGTAGTCACCCGCCCGTTCCAATTCCGATAACGTCCCCATCCCTCCAAGGGAACCGTTTGTCATGGCACTTTTTATCCCGGCAACCCCCAGGGCTCCTGAAAAGATGGTGATGATAACGAGTCCTCCTTGCGCCATGTTGCGGGTCCAAGGTGTCGCTGTCGAGGCTGCCCCCATGATTGAGGTCACCCCCTTTGGTGGTGTCAAGGCGGCAGAGACTGGCATTCCGGTCGAGGAAGCCATGGGGCCCGACGAGGGGGAGGGTGAGGAAGTCATTGAAGAAGTTCCAACGGATCTTCGAAAGACCGCTTTGCCCGGTCACTGTAACCAACTTCGCGAGATGGAGGGTAGACTTCAAAGACTACTCAGAGGGGTAAAACTTTACTTGctaattcctcaaaattttctttgttCATTTTCTTCAGTTTTGACTTTACTTTCTGTGATAGGGATTGGAGCATCTAACGACCTTCATCATGGACAGCCAAGCGGAGTTGAGAAAAGAGAATCGAAATTTTCGTTCTCTGGCTTAGTTGGCCTTGGACTGTGCAGTCATGGAGCGAAAGCAGAAAGAGGGAGCCAAGGAAGCCCTTGCCGACTTGATAAAATCCCATGGGGAAGTTGGCGAGCTTCGCATCGAGGCCTCGCTTACTTCCAAGGCGAAGGATGTGATGCAGCAGTCCCTTGACAAGTGCCAGTCAGAGCTTGAGCAACAGTAGGCCGATATCCGGGAGCTGTATCAGTAGCAGGACACAAATAGCCGATCGACCAAGTGGATCAGAACTCAAGTTAAAATACTAACGAGTCAGTGACGAGGAGGAGGAAAATCCTAGAGGAGGAAAGTCAGCAAAGGAAAGATGTGGAGGCCGCACAGAAAGTAACCAGGCTGGTTCTTGAAGCTCATGAAGCTACCATCTGAGGTTTGTGGGAGGAGATGTCTTATGTCCGTGGTGTCTGCAATAATGGGTGGGACTTCAGCTATAAAGAAGGCTTAGAGCGAATGAAGACTCGTATTCTTCAAAACCCCCAGTGCGACCTTAGGGTTATGAATGTGGGGGATTTTCCCCCGCATGAGGAGTCTCTGTGGTGGCATGACATCCTTGGGAAGAGTCTGGTCCCAAGCGGCCTTGGTGATGGCCCTGTGGGGAACGATCCAGCCTGTTGAGGGCGGAGTTTTTGGGCAGATCTTCTTGCCAATCCTCCGTCGTTGGGGTCCCGAACCTCTTATGCTCGTTCTCGCCCTTTTGCTTACAGGGTTCGACTTCGAAGCCATTCCCACCTAGCGTCTTCACTTCCTCCAAtagtttcttcttcctctccacaGCCAGCGGGTGGTTTCGGGAGTTTCTTGGGCGATGGTCATCACCGTATGACTCGATTAGTTGCCTCCTTTTTTTATGTTTCGAGGTAACCTCGAGCGTTATCGACATGTCTCAGTGGTGGAGATCTCTACTTGCTGCTAGCATGGAAATATGATTTGATCGAGCTCGATTGCGGTGATCACTGGCCTTCATCCAGTAAGCTGTTCTTATCGTAGAAATAAACTCCGAGATGTTTCGATTCTTGGCGATATCTTCGTCGTTGTCAGAGATCTTCAACTCATCCTGTTTCAGAAGGATCTAAGAACAATGCGGACTTTTGGTTCCCTTGGATTATATCTGGCCACTTTATGGTCTAGGTCTACGGTCGGACACCGGAACTTGTTTCTTATAACTCTGCGGCTTTATGTTTTAACTTGTTCCTTGTACCTCTGCGGCTTTATGATGTAACTTGTTCTTTGTAGCTCTGTAATTTTATGATGTACCTTTCAATGATTAATAATATTACCTTCTATTGATTATATCCGGCTATGCCTTTTTGCATTCTTTTCCATTGTTCTTCTTTTCCCCttgattttctcttctttgtttgttttgtggGCCGGCCCAGGGGGAGTTCGACCATGCGGGTTTGCCGCACAACACCTCTTGCGGTCCACCCTATAGGGTTCAGCCAACATTTGACGACCCCGCCTGCCGACAGTCTTCCAGCTTAAGCTCCTTTTGTTGGCCCTCACCATGTATCCATTATTCCGGGCCTTAATGACTTTGCCTAAGGGGCGGGTGTTTTTCACATTTCCCTTTAGCACAACTTTGCTTTTCTAGTAACTGTGAGGCTGATCTCGCTCTTCGTTGTGGGGAGTCAAAACGGCCTTAGGCCCGACTTACCTTCTCGGCCCACGGGGAGGTAAAATAGTCTGGGTAATTTGGAACTTTACCTGTCTTCCTCCGTTAGTGTAGATTCGCTCTTCGAGCAACCGTGAGGCTGATCCCGCTCTCCGCCGCGGGGAGTCAAGAAGGCCTTAGGCTCGACTTGTCTCGTTTGCCTGCTGGGAGGTAAAACAGTCTGGGCAATCTAAAACTTTGCATGTCTTCCTTCCTTACCGTAACAACTTCCGTCCTATTTGAGATACGAGAACATTATCATTACTTTGCTTTTTTGTCACAGAAGTTAATGTCGCAAACATGGGTTCTCCGATCTATGCCACACGATGCTTGTTGATGATGCCCGTCTTGATGCTATGTTGCCATCGTTCGTGTTGATGACGTCTATGTCTTTTGCTTTATTATTTAGGCATTCCATGAACTTAGCCCGCTCTCTACCGAGGAGAGGTCGGAATGCCTTATACCAAACCGTCTCTTTCTCCCCTTGGGAGGTAATTCGGACAGCGACATGACTGGTCCGCTCCTTCGCCACGGTGAAAGTCGGGGTAAACATTCAGGCGGCCTCAAGGCTAAATCTACAAAATGATAAACtttatataataagttaaatctactttataataaaaatatttgtataatttaacataaaaaatcaaatcacattaatttataaattatttatataaaatatgtataaaacatttctctttctGTAAACCCAAATGGAACGGtaattttggaaataaaatgataattttatggGTATATCGTAAAATAGCAAGCTCACGACGGTATGAGTGGGTAAGGTATAATTGAAAGGGGGCAAAAACACTTCGCGCATAAAAAGCTCTTCCCGGATCGATTAGACAGAGGGGAGAGCTAGACCGAGGGGAGAGCGACCCGGAGAAATTGAGAGGGCGAAACCCTTGAATGATTGCCCTCTCCGTCTCCGATCCGAATCTCCACCGCCAAGACCTCCGCAACGTTGTTATCAGCATCATCACCAACATCAAAACCTGATTTTGTCGATTCTTTTTTTGGGTATAATCACATGATATCGCATTCTCTTTCTCCATCACAAATCTCGGTCTTTGATGCGACGGTTGAATGCCCGTGCAAGGGTCCATTCCAAACGTAAGGCCGACGTAGTTATGGATCCGATTAAGCTCCAAATACGACCCGGAACTCGGTCCAATCTCTTCTCTCGCAATTCCAGTTCCAAGCACAGCAAATCCAGTTTATTCATTTTCGCTTTGATTTCCATATCTTTCGCTTTGTTACTTTGTTATTTATTGGTTTTCGGAAGAAGCTCGCGGAATTCCGTGAAGAGAAAGTACGGGATTGTCATCGACGGAGGGAGCACCGGGACTCGGATCCACGTGATCGAGTACCGGGTCGAGAATGGAAATGCGGTGTATGATTTCGGGAAGGACGGATTGGCTTCGATGCGGGTGAACCCGGGGCTCTCGGCATTCGCGGAGGATTCGGATGGGGCAGGTGGGTCGCTGAAGGAGCTCCTGGAGTTTGGGAAGGGAAGGGTCCCGAAGGAGCTTTGGGGGCAGACTGAGATTCGGCTCATGGCGACCGCGGGGCTCCGGTTGCTCGAATCGGAACTGCGGGATCGGATTATGGAGTCGTGCAGGCGAGTGCTCCGGTCCTCGGTGTTTAAGTTTCGGGACGAGTGGGCTTCCATTATTACCGGTGTGCCATTCTTCTTTAGTTTGTCTTCTGTACTGCGTCACTATCTcgattttgttttgcttgtgGTTTTAGTATTTAAGAAATGGGGAACTGTTTTAAATGTGGTTCTGTCAGGCGCTGATGAAGGGATTTATGCTTGGGTTGTTGCAAACTATGCACTTGGGACTCTTGGAGGTGATCCTCTGCAGACAACTGGGATTATTGAACTTGGTGGCGCTTCTGCTCAGGTATATTTCTTCTCTCTGCTTCTAATTGTTTTTCATGATTTGGAATGCCGATCACAAAATCCTGTCCCATACTAACTTGCCACTCCACCACAATATAACTAGGAGTTATACAAACAACAAGTTGGATGTGTTGGGTTTCGGTTCCAATGCAGTATGTATCTACTGCAGATCCTTCCCAGCAGCTATGTTTCGTTTTTGGAAAACGTGATTAGCCAATATCTTTGAGTAATCTAGCTCTAGAGGGCAAGAGTATTTAAGTTTTATCCATTTGCTCAATATATGTGTTTTGTTCTCGATCGTCTATTTGATGTCCTATCAAGAGCTGTGCGCATTGAAAAGTTCATTGATTTGTTTCCACCTAGTACTTCATACTAGAAACCATTTAGAATATGCTGGAACTCAAAACTCGCAGCAACTCCATTTCATGCCTTGACTAGTTAGTTAGTTATATCTGTATCACATTGTGGCGTGGCGCTTCTGAAATGAATTTCACTTACTTTGATTGGCATTTTTGAAGTTGAGAACATTGAATCTGAGATTGCTACTTAGAATATCTTGTTTGATCTGATTACAGGTTACCTTTGTTTCAAGTGAATCAATGCCACCCGAGTTCTCACATTCTGTTGGATTTGGGAATATCACATATAATCTCTACAGCCacagttttcttcattttggcCAGGTAGGTGTTCATTTCAATCTGTATTGTTTAATTCGAATGCATTTTgccaactttttcttcaaaaagttTACTCTTTCCTTGGGAAGTTcacttggaaaagaaaaatgttccATACGAGTCGATTCGGGTCCATAACCATGGGTTGTTGTAACAATGACCAATGAGGCCCTATGGATTAATATTACATTAAAGAATTTAGTTGCagtcaacttttttttttacaagtaatcaaagatgttatgaaaaattagcataacccaagtacacatgatgtATACAAAATAAGCACCtgattagaaatagaaaaaaatatacctgattaaaaatgaaaaaagaatacaaggaaatcatgaaaaatcAGTCCATTAAATCTATAGCCGCTGTGATCTGCAAAATTTCTATTAGTTCTTTCCCTCCAAATGTTCCCCAAGTAGGCAGATAGGGACCATCTACACTCTTGCAATTTGTGAACTGTCATGTAGCCCTCTCTAACTTGCAAAGAGGTCTCCTATCCTTCTAGCATAACCCAAGCCAGCCCAACTCTAATTAATTGTGATTAATCTTATTGTAAGAGGGGCGTATGGTGTGGGAGTGTGGAATTCATTtggaatgtatttttttttttttttttttggggggggggggtggattTCTCcagaaatttaagattttaggtGGGTAGGGGTACCTatatcagattttggcatgatttatGGTGTGGAGATGATCCTCGGAAGAATGTCTTCCCTTCTCTTTTCAGAATTGCTTTGGATAAAGGTGCCTCTGTGGCTGATTATATAGATAATTCTACTGGTTTTCTTCAGTGTTCAGTGATTTTCACTAGAGCTGTCCAGGATCGGGAGGTGGGGGACATCGCTGATTTTGTCAGCATGTTATACGCTCTTAATATAAAGTCAGGATGGAGGAGGTTGCTTTGGATTCATCCTGGAAATAAGAACTTTTCGGTTAGATCTCTGTACAAGGTTATGTCGACTCATTCTCTACTGATTTTCCTTGGAGAAGTATTTGGAGAAGCAAAGTGCCTCTCAAGGTGGCTTTCTTTGGTTGGTTGGATTCTCATGGGAAAATTCTAACTATTAATAATCTAAGAAAGTGCACTATTGTTataatggattggtgctttatgtgcaaaaggTGTGGAGAATTGGCGGATCACCTTCTTCTCCATTATGATGTGGTTAAAGGCTATATGGGATGAGGTTTTTGTTAGGCTtggcattgcttgggtgataCCCAAGAGGGTGGTGAATCGTTTGGCTTGTTGGAGAGGAATTCAAGGCCATCGACAAATTGCGgatgtttggaagatggtgcctttatgccttatgtggtgtattCGGAATGAGAGGAATGAGCTTTTGTTTTGACAATAGAGATTGTTCGTTGGGAGGGATTAGAGATTTTATCTTTCATAAGTTGCTAGTTTGGGCCTCGGCTATTGTATTGGATGGGACTAATTTTAATGACTTGCATGCTGTTTTTTTCAGctcttagcttgtaattaggtgtctttctcttgtatacttcctgtgtacttgggctatggcTAATTATGtgcattaataaatttttcttacttattaaaaaaaaccttattGTAAATGTTCAGAAGTTTGgcattttgattttatctaaGGTGCTACAATATAATTTAGAGCATTTTTAATGTTGATCTTTTTTCACAGAATGTTGCCTTTGACTCATTGAGGGAAGCACTTCTTTTAGGAGACTTGAACTTAGgtaaatatgcatgtttttttcTGCATTATGGTTTTGGTACAGTAGTTTCTGAGGAAGTTTTTGATTGTTCTTATTATGCCTTGAACTTGGGTTGTCTGAGTGATACGAATTGTGCTTTTTTGTTGTGATTCTTGCAAGATCGAAATTTTGTATCCTGTCAGATACCTATGTATGAGATTATTCTATAGGCTCTTAATTTTCTAGAGGGGGCCAGATTTCAAATATCGATGATGAGGTTTGAATAATTGTTCTTCCATATGTTTGGCTATTAGTTCCAGAATGTCGCAATGGCCCGTGAGTGAAGTTCCCgtgattatttttgtaaatcagGCATAGTTCCTTCTGCTAGTTAGTGGGCTCTTATTATGTAATTTCAATCCTGGCAATTAGAaggtatttaaaaataaataatgaattgaATGGGGGCACTTTTAAGATGTCATAGGAGGTGAAACAGCTCGTTGTGGCTGaagtaaaatttgtttttagaaatgggaTTGTatgaaaaaatgttatttatctaCTGACACAGTCAATGTGCTGGATATATTCTTgtgattatatttttctttgtgatTTCATCAAAAGACATTTACACTTCTAATATAGATCAACTCAAGTAAATGAAGTCTTTATGGAAAATGCTTAAAAGTGAAATGATGGATACTATTTCCTTGCTGggatttttaatgatgttgaaTTAGTTCGGGATTGTTTTTTATAGTTACTGTGAAACATATTGGACCTTTAGAATGGTCATGAAACATCCAAAGATGGTTTGAGGTCAGCAGATCTGAGTATGGTATACAAAAGGGTGTCATTATGGCAGCTGTGCTTTGGTTATGTCAATTCTTAAACTGCCTCTGCTTATGACATGGtcaccttataatttttttaataggaagTTGACATGATTAAATAGCATTGAGGTGGAAAaccactcccccccccccccccccccccccccccccccccccccccccccccaaaaaaaaaaaaaaaaaaaaagaagtttcttTGGTAGACCATATGTAATCATTACCATTATACCAGTAGTGCTGTTTCTGTCTTTTCTTGTTGTTTGCTACATCTGTGTTATCTGGGTAAGGGGCATAATTACATAATGCCTCATGGTTTGTAGTAAGAAATGCTTTTTCTATTATTCTGACGTCAGTTTCATTGATGTAGTTACTGAGTCTCTTGAAAAGGGAATCTTGATTGATCCTTGTACCCCTAAAGGGTACTCACATAATGTGGAGTCGTGGAAGCTTTCTCCAGGTTCATTGGACACGAAGAATAGATATTTAGCTACTCTTCAATCTAAAGGGAacttttcagaatgcagaaatgCTGCATTAATGTTGttacaaaaaggaaaaggttACCAATCAGGACATTATTGTTAAATTCTGTTTCATGGAATCATCTTCGTTTTTTTAGAGTAATGAGGGTAAATACATTTCTTTATGTGAACACAGAGAAATGCTCCTATCAGAGTTGCCACATAGGATCAACTTTCATACCTAAACTTCGGGGAAAGTTTTTGGCAACAGAAAATTTCTTCTATACTTCAAAGGTATTTTGCCATTTTTTTCAGGACTTCTATATGCATCCATCTGGatgaatgaataataatactcttaagattcttttcatttctcttcTGCACTTATATCATTTTAGATGCTCTGTTTACATGCTTTTCTGAAttgtttttgtctttctttttgtttgtttccctTTGGTTAGTTCTTTGACTTGGCTCCAAGATCATTTCTTTCTGAGCTGATGATGGCTGGACAACAATTCTGTGGAGAAGATTGGTtggagttgaagaagaaatacCGTTCACTTAAGGAGGAAGATTTACTGCGGTATTGCTTCTCTTCAGCATATATTGTGGCCCTACTTCATGACAGTCTTGGGGTTTCTTTCGATGATGAAAGGTATATCCTTGCGCTATCACTTTGGCATATTGTGTTCCTTTAATAAGCCACTATTTATATCGAATTTGATCATGTCAATCCACAAGATAGCATGGTGTGTGCCATTTACGTGTGATGAGGCTTCAGTCCATTTTCTTAGGAGATCTGATTGCCAACATCTCCTGTAGGCCCCCTTTATAGCCACAACAATGAGATCACGGTTCTCGCATTCTCGCATCACTTAATTTGTTGTAGAAAGCTCAACCAGCTGAGCAATGCGTCGCAACGGCTCTGTTGCCATGTGGTGCACCCAGAACTTCCATGCTCCATGTTGAACAGGATTAGTTGGTTCCCTACATGGGTCTTGCTGGGGCTAGGGCAGTTGGTACAATCTTTGTGGCAAGGGTCAGCATGTTACAAGCCTTCTTTACCCCCtacctttttttatataaagctTCCCACTTTTTTCAATCACAACTGCATTTGTGTGCACGATGATGTGTTAATGTGAAGTCTACGtgctcaaatttatttttaaacacttaattccattggtcaattgtaatagattttaataGTCTGAATATCCATGAGTTTCTAGAAACAACTACTAATCATGCCTAGTTTTCACTCTTGCATATGTCCAGTgtgcatgggttatgcctatctttctcatcaataaaatttttgtttaccCATAAAGAAAAAAGTCTACATGTGCGCATTTGTGTGCATATATAAAGCTGTATGTTTGCTTTAGGTTGATCTTATTGATTGGAATTCCTGTTGAACAGGATTGGGGTTTCAAATCAGGTGGGAAATATTCCGCTTGACTGGGCTTTAGGAGCCTTCATTCTGCAGAGCACAGCTAAATTTGATTTGGAGCATGCTCACTGGATCGCTAACATTATAAGCAATGACCCACCCACACTGCTCTCGATAATTGCTATCTTTCTAGTTTTGATGTTCGCGGCATGGTCTGTATCAAAGTGGAGAAAGCCCCAATTGAAGACAATTTATGATCTGGAGAAAGGACGGTATATAGTCACCCGTGTCAACAGATATTGATCACTTATACACAGGGAAGCTCAACCTAATCGCTAGTTTCACCGATCAGGAAGAAGAAGCTGCGTAATCACAATGTAAGTTATTTTATGCTTCCTCGGTTTATGCTGAAAGTTACCCTCTCAAGGCTTCCATGTGGATGGAACGTGTATATGTGGAAATTGGTAAAAATATCACATTCCCATTTTGTAATTATCGGGAATGAAaacatcaaaaaagaaaaaatctctcaTACGTCAGCCATCATTTAGTCTATTAGGTTAGGTTAAAATGTGGGGTTGGTTGGTTGTGGGGAGCTATAATCTTTGTGGGGGAGTAGAGATGCTGTTCCTTTAATGCCCTATGAAATTATGTTCTACGCAGAAATATTTTACTCAATGTTATATTTGATTGTAaggttaattatctttcatttttcttgtgtGGATTATCAACTCTGCAATTGCAACCATTTACAATCAGTCTCTGTTTgatcatttgtttcttttatttttatttttattttttggctgtTAATTTTTCACATCAATGCAGAACGGCTGGGACTTGATTAAGCAATTTTTGTAAATTACGAATCGTTTAATTCTTGTGGGGAAATTGTAACTGGTGCAGCCTCCCCCATTGGGCATCTTGTAAACTGATGACTTTATCCAATTCATGTGTATGACAAGATCCTTGCTCACGACAATTCATCCTTCCTGTTACTTGCTTATCACATGAATGAATTTGCCACAAACCCTTATTTAGGGTGATATTCAAGCTAGGTCACATGATTTGGATGAAGCCAGTAGTAGTTTAGGGGTGTAAATGACCCAAGTTTGAGTGAGTAGTAAGTTGGTCGGGttatgtttatttaatttttatttgaataggAGTCGAACTTGGTGTTCTTAtcgaatatattttatatttatgaacACTTGGTTTATTTACTAAATAAGCATGAATGGATTATGTATATTAtcgtataatttatttacaaatttttaacaaatcaattttggggttttgtaaatatttttatatataagttgaattgagttttctACAAATTGTATCATTCTATCAAGTCTAATTTTGCCTTCACGTACGgttcattaaataattaattaaataaaattagattcaATTTGTCCAAGTCAGTAAtagtatgattttcttttatatatttattgatattgCTATGTGATATAATAATTCAAATACGAGAATTCTATACTCTAGAAGATTCTATAAAATGCTTGATAATTCTATAACATGAATATAATCATATTTTCGGATATATAGATTTTTAGACTtacatttctcaaaataaaagacATGGGTAGGGCACccgaacaaaaagaaaaaaaaaaaaaagggatgaaGTTGGGTCAACATTTTGgcctgaaaataaataaaagaaagctcTGGTGATTGCCCAGTAAAAACGAAGCACACAAAACAATCAGAAGGACTGACCAATTCACAATGGCTGCTTCCATGAAAGTGAGCAATTCGTATTTGAAGTCCACTTTGGCGTCTCGCTGATAGTTGTGCGCGTCATTTACTCCCAACTTTAAAAAGGGAATGTGGACCAGACTTCAGTCTTATTTATAGCCTTAAATGCAATAAATTTGAGTCAATTTAACTGTTGCCTCATATATATTGGACTCAATTCTCTACAGCCGGGCTTGTCTcgatacaaacaaaaaaaaaaatgttgatataCACAACGTATTTTTATAAcacattttacaataatattataagatgagattatttttgttaagtaatgttatttttataaagagttttaCAAAGTTAtctctcatttaatatattgttgtgaaaaatattatgtataaattattttctaaaaaaatactccagtaaatataaaattgataatccccaaaaaaaaaaaaaaagataagacatcatcatcatcttcttcttcttcttcttctttgcttaTACAAATGGTCAAAATGAGTAACAATACATGACctattatttaaatgagtcgAATTAGAGTTTAACAGTTTGGCACATTTAACTTAACGAGTCGGGTTTAGATTGATCTATATAGTCGAATGTCATAAACACGACGTGAACATTTACAAAACACGAATTGCCACccttattccaaaaaaaaaaaaaaaaatcaacttacCCGaatatcataaagaaatttgtgGTCATATACACACCATATATGGTTACTTAAAAGGTTTGTTTCATGTgctaatttttaaaagaaatatacttATATTACAGGAAAAATGAACCTTCTCTTAATTTCTCATTATCAAAATGTAATGAGAGAAGGTGTTAGTGCATGTTTGGAATTGTGGTggataatttaacttttagcttaAGGCTTATAATTGCAGAATTTAAGTAATAAGTGTTACtattaaaagttatttactatttggAAATCATATGTTTAAAGCATTTTCAAACGtgttacatttgtttgaaaacaaatttaaaaagtcttttttgagataaaaataatataaaatttcatttgatttttttaagattagGACTATATCTTtgatagaaattaaattttataataaaaaagtaacgagaatatataatctaatagaATTGTCAATACTAGTAAGTTATTGATGGGCGGAAActtatagttaaaaaaataagtacatACATttgtataacaaaaataagtttttaagtgatgctagatacaattcttctctctctcggGTGCGATAAAGGTGAAAGTTTCTCTTTGCTTTTCTAAGTAAAAGAGGGTGTCCCACGTCAAGTGGGGTTTATTGCTAAGGGTGTAATCGGTTcgattttggataaaatctaggaccgaatcggtatgtaccgattttgtatttttcaaaaccgattacgtacCAGTTACcatcctaaaccggtacttcaggtttccggtccggtccggtccggtccggttttccagtttttttaaaatgtaagtttcacaatttgtcattaaaaatttgtttataaaaaaaatgatttaaaaaaatatgttttatatttatattaatatattagactatataatagtattaatattagactattggaatagttataagttatatattagtattagttataaacttttagtaaaaacttgtagtattaattataagtataactatagtcattagtctatattagactattactattagttataaatttttagtgatttagtattaacattttatgtaataatttataaattataataagaaattatttcatatatgaatatatataattatatatattatatataaaaatttcacataaaaatttataattatacataatatataaaacttatatatattaatatatataatattttgtataaaacttatatatacaataatacaaatattatttttatatatattttttattaactggtccggtccgaaaaatcctaaaaccggaacTGGCCCGTTTTTACATTCTAAGAACTAGTTCCGGACCGGATCGgttcaaaatcaataaaactggtccggtccggtccagatcggtttttcggtttgaatttacacccttaTTTCTCGCTGCACAGGTGTGATGGAAGATCTTAATTCTGCATGGAATCATTTTCATGATTTGATTGAGGATGAAAATAAAGCCATTGTTATTGAGGATGTTGAGTTGGAAGAATTGCATAGTTGTGAACGAAGGAGTTTGGTGGGGCGAGTGTTCGCAGATAGGAAATTAGGCTTAGGTGATCAAGTCCACAATGCTGAGGGTGTGGAAGGTTGAGAATAGCGTTTCTTTTTAAGGGGATTAGGGAGAACACATTTGCTATCACTTTTGC encodes:
- the LOC121254706 gene encoding probable apyrase 6 isoform X2, which encodes MRRLNARARVHSKRKADVVMDPIKLQIRPGTRSNLFSRNSSSKHSKSSLFIFALISISFALLLCYLLVFGRSSRNSVKRKYGIVIDGGSTGTRIHVIEYRVENGNAVYDFGKDGLASMRVNPGLSAFAEDSDGAGGSLKELLEFGKGRVPKELWGQTEIRLMATAGLRLLESELRDRIMESCRRVLRSSVFKFRDEWASIITGADEGIYAWVVANYALGTLGGDPLQTTGIIELGGASAQVTFVSSESMPPEFSHSVGFGNITYNLYSHSFLHFGQNVAFDSLREALLLGDLNLVTESLEKGILIDPCTPKGYSHNVESWKLSPGSLDTKNRYLATLQSKGNFSECRNAALMLLQKGKEKCSYQSCHIGSTFIPKLRGKFLATENFFYTSKFFDLAPRSFLSELMMAGQQFCGEDWLELKKKYRSLKEEDLLRYCFSSAYIVALLHDSLGVSFDDERIGVSNQVGNIPLDWALGAFILQSTAKFDLEHAHWIANIISNDPPTLLSIIAIFLVLMFAAWSVSKWRKPQLKTIYDLEKGRYIVTRVNRY
- the LOC121254706 gene encoding probable apyrase 6 isoform X1; its protein translation is MRRLNARARVHSKRKADVVMDPIKLQIRPGTRSNLFSRNSSSKHSKSSLFIFALISISFALLLCYLLVFGRSSRNSVKRKYGIVIDGGSTGTRIHVIEYRVENGNAVYDFGKDGLASMRVNPGLSAFAEDSDGAGGSLKELLEFGKGRVPKELWGQTEIRLMATAGLRLLESELRDRIMESCRRVLRSSVFKFRDEWASIITGADEGIYAWVVANYALGTLGGDPLQTTGIIELGGASAQVTFVSSESMPPEFSHSVGFGNITYNLYSHSFLHFGQNVAFDSLREALLLGDLNLVTESLEKGILIDPCTPKGYSHNVESWKLSPGSLDTKNRYLATLQSKGNFSECRNAALMLLQKGKEKCSYQSCHIGSTFIPKLRGKFLATENFFYTSKFFDLAPRSFLSELMMAGQQFCGEDWLELKKKYRSLKEEDLLRYCFSSAYIVALLHDSLGVSFDDERKLNQLSNASQRLCCHVVHPELPCSMLNRISWFPTWVLLGLGQLVQSLWQGSACYKPSLPPTFFYIKLPTFFNHNCICVHDDVLM